The Rana temporaria chromosome 4, aRanTem1.1, whole genome shotgun sequence genome contains a region encoding:
- the LOC120935996 gene encoding WAP four-disulfide core domain protein 5-like has translation MSPETGSLLLLLLICAGATALIPSTANLTDDKELLGRQPPGKPGRCPADVEFNVDGSTLQNECRRDGHCEGKMKCCFSGGRRQCLLPLDVKNNACPNSDDSVCIATIYARLCQRDDQCQGTDRCCSFKCRAQCTPTVTVKPGSCLPTCAKCSFTRPKPKCNSDSDCKGKKKCCTTWCGMECTDPWSPKDDFLEEV, from the exons ATGTCTCCAGAGACCGGATCCctcctgctactcctcctgatctGTGCAGGAGCCACCGCTTTAATTCCAAGCACTGCAAACCTCACCGATGATAAAGAACTTTTAG GTAGACAGCCTCCGGGGAAACCTGGTAGGTGTCCTGCAGATGTGGAATTCAATGTTGATGGCTCCACGTTGCAGAATGAATGTAGGCGAGATGGACACTGTGAAGGCAAGATGAAGTGCTGCTTCTCAGGGGGTAGAAGACAATGTCTGCTGCCATTGGACG TCAAGAATAATGCCTGCCCAAACTCTGATGACTCAGTGTGTATAGCTACGATATATGCACGCTTGTGCCAGAGGGATGACCAGTGCCAAGGCACCGACCGATGCTGTTCTTTCAAGTGCAGGGCCCAGTGCACGCCAACAGTGACAG TAAAACCTGGATCATGCCTACCTACTTGTGCAAAATGTTCTTTTACCCGACCGAAACCGAAGTGTAATAGTGACAGTGACTGTAAAGGAAAGAAGAAGTGCTGCACCACATGGTGCGGTATGGAGTGTACCGATCCCTGGTCACCTAAG gATGATTTCCTAGAAGAAGTCTGA